The uncultured Sunxiuqinia sp. genomic sequence GGTTCGCACTTTAGGTCTGAAATCGAAGCAACAATTTTGGTATGTTTCATTACATTCATTTATTACATTATCGGCCGGCAAAATTAGACTTTTTTCTTATAGTGTAAACAAAAGGACCTTTTGAGATCGTTAAATGATTTTAAAGTTAACGTTGTAGAAAACTTTCAATTCCTAAACGGTATGAGTCGAGGCCAAACCCCATAATACTACCCTTACAGGCGGGCCCTATGATTGATTCGTGTCTGAATTTCTCTCGGGTTAAGATGTTCGATATATGAACCTCAACAACTGGCGTTTGTATGCCGGAGATGGCATCTCTAATAGCAACCGAAGTATGCGTATAAGCTCCAGCATTAAAGACAACGCCGTCATAGTCAAAGCCAACTTCGTGTATCTTATTTATTAATTCGCCTTCAACATTCGATTGATAATATGTTAGTTCATGTTGAGTAAACTGACTCTGAAGTTGTTTAAAATAATCCTCAAAGGAGGAATTACCATAAATATTCTTTTCTCTTTTCCCTAGTAGGTTTAGGTTGGGGCCGTTGATTAACAATATTTTCATTTTTATTGTGCTTTAATTTAAAATTTTAGTAACTTTAGCCGATCTAACGACGTATTGATAATTATGTATTCTTGGGGAAGAAGCTATTGTTATCAATTTTGTTGAGAAGTGTTACAGAACCAAAATTACGAAAATTGATTTGAGAACAAATTTAAATGCTTTTAATTATGAAATGGGAAGATAGTAAAAAAGGATTTGAAAATTTCTTAAGACTGGAGAAGTCTTTGTCTCAAAACTCCATCGCCGCTTATGTGAATGATATTAACAAGCTGATGGTTTTTTTAGAAGAAAATTTCAAGCGCTTAGCACCGGAAAAGGTTAAATTAAATCATCTGCGGAGTTTTGTTGAACACCTGAACGATAGGGGTGTTTCTCCTCGTACTCAAGCACGTACTATTTCTGGAATTAAATCCTTTTTTAAGTACTTGTTGATCGAAGGAAAAATTCAGGGAGATCCAACAACATTGTTGGAGTCGCCAAAAATTGGGCGTAAGCTTCCAGATGTATTAACAATGGAAGAGATTGATACGATTATTGATGCTGTTGATGTTGAGAAGCCTGAGGGACAGCGCAATAAGGCAATGCTGGAGACACTTTACAGTTGCGGATTGCGAGTGTCTGAATTAGTGAATTTAAAGGTGACAAACTTATTTTTTGAACAAGGCTTTATAAAAGTTGAAGGCAAAGCTGAAAAAGAGAGACTTGTTCCGGTGAGCGAAAAAGCTGTTGTTGAAATTAATAAATACCTCAGTGGATACCGGAAGACATTGAAAATTAACCCTGAAAGTGAAAATGTTCTTTTTCTGAATAGAAGAGGAAAGAAACTAAGCCGGGTTATGATTTTTACAATCATTAAGAATTTGGCTGAAAAGGTGGGGATGGATAAAAAGATTAGTCCACATACTTTCCGTCATTCATTTGCGACTCACCTAATTTCTGGAGGAGCTGATTTAAGAGCTGTTCAGGAAATGTTAGGACATGAGTCTATTTTGACAACTGAAATATATACCCACCTTGATCGTGATTATTTGAAATCAACAATTAGTCAATTTCATCCACGATCATAAGAAATTACCTGGTTCTGTTTTAATGATTTCTTAACATTGTAAATTAGTCGAATAAATTGGATATGAAGTTGCGAGACAGTACGTTAGTTAACGTGCTGTCTTTTTTTTGTTTAGCTTAGTTTCAAATTAGGATTAAATTGATTTTGACCTCTCAAAAAGAGGGAAAAAAATATTATTTTCGTCTGCCGAGAAAAAAATGGTTTTGTTGGAAATATTAAATTTTAATTGTTTTTTATGAAAAATTTAGATTTATCGAAGTACGGTATTGTTGATGTAAAAGAAATCGTACATAACCCATCTTACGAAGTATTATTTAAGGAAGAAACGAAGCCTGAGTTGGAAGGCTTTGAAAAAGGTCAGTTGACAGAGTTGGACGCAGTCAACGTAATGACTGGCGTTTTTACTGGTCGTTCGCCAAAAGATAAATATATCGTTGAAGATGATACGACAAAAGACACCATATGGTGGAATTCACCAGAATCTCCAAATGATAACAAACCAATTACCAAGGAAGTTTGGAATGACCTTAAAGCAAACACAGTAGAACAGCTTTCAGGTAAAAAGCTTTACGTGATGGATACTTTCTGTGGGGCGAATGAAGATTCTCGTTTGAAAGTACGTTTCATCATGGAAGTTGCTTGGCAGGCACACTTTGTGAAAAATATGTTCCTCCGTCCAACTGAAGAAGAATTAGCAAACTATGGTGAGCCTGATTTTGTTGTGATGAATGGTTCAAAAACCACAAACGAGAAATATAAAGAACACGGATTGAACTCAGAAGTGTACACGGTATTTAACCTGACTGAAAAAATGCAGGTTATTGGTGGTACTTGGTATGGTGGTGAAATGAAAAAAGGTATGTTCGCCATGATGAACTACTACTTGCCCTTACGTGGTATGGCTTCAATGCACTGTTCTGCCAATGTTGGTAAAGAAGGCGATGTAGCTATTTTCTTCGGTTTATCAGGAACTGGAAAAACAACTTTGTCAACTGACTCAAGCCGCCAATTAATTGGTGATGATGAGCACGGTTGGGATGATGATGGTGTATTCAACTTTGAAGGTGGATGCTATGCAAAAACTATCAACCTAGATAAAGAAGCGGAACCAGAAATTTTTGGTGCTATTAAGCGTAATGCACTGTTGGAAAATGTTACCGTGGACGAAAATGGTAAAATTGATTTCACTGATGGCTCTGTAACACAAAATACACGTGTTTCATATCCTATTAACCACATTGAAAATATTGCAGTTCCTTCAAAAGCTGGACACGCTAAAAAAGTAATCTTCCTTTCGGCTGATGCATTCGGAGTGTTGCCTCCTGTTTCAAAGTTAACTCCGGAACAGACAAAATATCATTTCCTTTCAGGATTTACTGCAAAGTTAGCCGGAACTGAGCGTGGAGTTACTGCTCCTCAGCCTACTTTCTCAGCTTGTTTTGGTGCAGCTTTCTTAACACTTCACCCAACTCAGTATGGGGCAGAGTTAGTGAAAAAGATGGAGGAGCACGGAGCGGAAGCATACTTGGTAAATACAGGATGGAATGGTACCGGTAAACGTATCTCAATTAAAGATACTCGTGGAATTATCAATGCAATTTTGGATGGTTCTATCGAAAAGGCAGATACAAAAACAGTTCCTGTATTCAACTTGGAAGTGCCTACTGCATTGCCAGGGGTTGATCCTAACATTCTTGATCCACGCGATACTTATGCTGATGTTAAAGATTGGGAAGCAAAAGCACAGGATTTAGGTGGCCGTTTTATCAAAAACTTCGAAAAATATACTGATAACGAAGAAGGTAAAGCATTGGTTGCTGCTGGTCCACAACTATAGGAAATAGCTTTTTACTCTTATAATGGAAGCCCTGTCATCCAGACGGGGCTTTTTTTGCTGTAATTTCACGAGTTAGGAATACCTAGCTTTTTAAGTGGCGAAACCTGTTTTCTGGTGGAGAGTATTCTGAATGCATTAGATTTATTCTTATCAGTTTTTTTTGTTCAAAATCTCTTTGAGAGAACCCTCAATTGAGGGATAGATGAATTTGAAATTTTGCTTTTTCAACCGCTGAGGAATAACTACTGGGCTTTTGATTATCAGGTTCGCTGCTTTTCCATAAAGCGCACGCAGGGCAATTGCCGGAACATGAAAAAATGCCGGACGATTTAATTTCTTTGCAAATATTTTTGTGAATTCCTGATTCGAGATTTGTTCGGGCGCTACTAGGTTGTATATGCCCGAATAAGAATTTTCTGAAATCGCCGCTTCGAAAGCTTGTGCCACATCATCAATATGAATAAAAGGGAAGGCTTGTTTGCCGTCACCTATTTTTCCACCAATCCCTAGTTTGAAAACAGGCAGCAGACGGTTCATAAACGGTGAGTTCTTGCCAATTACAATGCCTGATCTGAAAATAATGCGTCGGATATCTTCTGGTAGCTCAACCAAAGCATCTTCCCAATTATCAATTACGCGAGCTGCAAAATGATTTGCGTATCTGGTACTTGTTTCATCATGAACTAATTCGTCCCGGTAAATACCAATAGCCGATATAGACACAACTACTCTTGGCCTATAAGTATGTTTTATTGCGTTAATGGCCTTAACCAGATTTTGGGTTGTTTGCACGCGACTGTTGTATATAACGGATCTGTTTTTTCTGGTCCAGCGTTGAATAACTGGAGCTCCAGCCAAATTAATTATTGCATCTGTTCCTTTTAGCTTTTCAGCGAATGATTGATAATCTCCATATAACAGTTCGCGGTCAATCCTGCTCATTTGAAAATTTCGTTGATCTAGCTTTTCAATTATGTTTGTTCCAATATATCCTCCTGATCCGGTAATTGCAATTTTCATACTTTAGTTTAATCTAATTGTTAGTTTTAAGACAATCTCAGTGACTGAAAAGTTTTTAAATGTAAGTACAACATACGGCTATTGAATCGTTTTATTTATCTAATTTTGTGTTTAAAATAGATTTTTATGGCAACAAAAAGGTCAAAAACGATACCATCAAAAAAGAGAAATCCAATACGAAAAAGACACAAACGATCATCGAAAGCAAAAAAGAGAAGTGTCTGGATGTTTCTGCTTAAGCTTTCCGCTGTTTGTATTATTCTCTTTTTTTTATTTTTTATGGCTGTTTATTTGGGATTTACAGGGCATGTTCCGAGTTCCAATCAGTTGAATGATATCAAAAACCCACAGGCTTCGGAAGTATTCTCAGAGGATGGTCGGTTACTTGGTCGCTATTATATTGAGAATCGGAGCAACGTTCAATTTGATGAAATATCACCTAATGTAATCAATGCACTGATTGCTACAGAGGATGCTCGTTTTTATGAACACCGGGGGATTGATGAGATTGCGTTGATGCGCGTACTCTTCAAAACGATCCTACTACAGGATAAAAGTGCTGGTGGCGGAAGTACTTTGAGCCAGCAGGTTGCTAAAAACTTATTTCCGAGAAATGATTTGTGGGTGTTTAGTATGCCGGTTAATAAATTGCGCGAGGCAATTATCGCCTATCGTTTGGAGCGTATTTATACCAAGGAAGAAATTCTGACACTATATCTGAATACGGTTCCGTTTGGAGAAAATATTTTTGGTATTGAAGTTGCTGCGGAACGATTCTTCAGCAAAAGTCCTAAAAACCTTACCGTAGATGAATCTGCAGTGTTGGTTGGCATGCTCAAAGCCAACTACAGTTACAATCCCCGAATTAATCCTGAACGTTCGAAAGAACGGCGCAATGTGGTTATCAATCAAATGATCGCAAACGGATTTCTGGAGGAAGCACAAGGAGAAGTTTTTAAGGAAAAACCACTGGGGGTAAAATACAGACGAATTTCATACAATGAAGGCCCCGCACCGTATTTTGTAGAGATGCTAAAGCCGGAGTTGATGGATTGGTGCGCAAACAATACTAAAGAGAACGGTGAGCCATATAATTTATTTACTGATGGTCTGCGGGTTAAGACAACCTTAAATTACGATTTCCAGTATTTTGCACAACAGGCAGTGAAAGAGTATATGGAAAACTTGCAAAATGTATTTGATAACCACTGGGGAAAAACAGAGCCTTGGAGAGGAAAACAGAACATTTTGAAGAGTGCAATACATCGCTCGGAACGCTATAAGAAGATGAATAAAGCTGGCAAAACGCAAGAGCAGATTGATCAGGCTTTCAATTCGAAGATAAAAACAACCTTTTTTACCCACCAAGGATTAAAGCAGGTAGAAACAACTCCCTTAGATTCAGTTAAACACTATTTACGCTTACTTAATGCCGGTTTTTTAGCAATCGAACCATCAACCGGAGCCCTAAAAGCATGGGTTGGGGGAATTGATTTTCGCTTTTTTAAATACGATCATGTTTTGTCAGCGCGTCAGGTTGGTTCTACCTTTAAGCCGTTTGTTTACTTAGCAGCTCTTGAAGACGGACAGAGCCCATTTGAGTATTACCCAAATGAAAAGAAAGTCTATGAAGATTATCAGGATTGGTCTCCGAGTAATTCACACGGAGAGTATACGGGGTATTATTCGATGGAAGGAGCGCTGAGTCAGTCGTTAAACACAGTTGCAGTTGATGTAATGATGAAAACAGGCATTGAGAAAACAATTGAAACTTGTCGGGAATTGGGACTAGAAGCTGACTTGCCCGAATTTCCCTCTTTATCGCTTGGTGTAGCTTCAATTAGTTTGAAGGACTTGCTTTTTGCTTATGCAACCATGTTAAATCAAGGAACTCGTGTTGAGCCCAATTACCTCGTTTCAATCAGTGATAACAAAGGCAACACGCTAGTTGAATATAAACGAGAACCAGCCACACGAACTTCGTTGAATGGTGTCAATTGTCAGATTGTTACCCACATGCTCGAATCAGTTGTGAATGATGGTACGGGGAGCTCGATCCGAAATACCTATCAGATTTCTGGCGATTTCGCAGGTAAAACAGGGACAACGCAAAATCAGTCGGATGGATGGTTTATTGGTCTCACACCTGAATTAGTAGCTGGTTGCTGGGTAGGAGCTGAAGATCCTGGAGTTCATTTCCGCACAATAAAATATGGACAAGGAGCATACATGGCTTTACCAATTGTAGGTAAGTTTTACAGTAAGCTTTATCGCGATGCTCGATATAAAACGATGCAGTATGCTGATTTTCCAAGTTTGGATGATGGGCTATTGGCCGATCTAGCAATTCCTCACTATCGGGAGTTTTATGAGTTGGATGATAAAGACAATTTGATTGAACGAATATTTGCCGGAAAATCGAAAGAAGAGAAATTGAAAGAGGTTAAAAATCCTGAGAAGAAAGAGAAGAAAAAAGTATGGGAAGTAATCAAAGGAATTTTCAAAAAGAAAAAATAGTTTCTCCCCGATTTTAGACTGCCTTTTATTATTTTTGCGAACAAATGGAGAATAAGCAGTCTTTAATTGTTCGTTTTCACCGTTGGCGTTTACGGCACTTAAGTGAACGCCACTTCGTAGTGATTTTGAGTGTAGTTGTTGGTATTATTGCTGGAATTGCAGCAACGATAATTAAAAATGCTGTTTGGCTGACTCAACGATTAGTGCACAATATATCGCTGGGTCACTATGTTGAAAATTACATTTACCTAATTCTTCCAATAACAGGGATTTTTATTACTGTTTTGTTTATTACCTATATTATAAAAAAACCGGTTCGTCATGGTATTCCCAATGTGTTGCACAGTATTTCAATGCGGCAAGGCGAACTTAGTAGACACAACCTGTTTTCATCGGTGATAACTTCTGCGTTTACTGTAGGCTTTGGTGGTTCAGTTGGGTTAGAGGGACCTACGGTTGCTACAGGAGCAGCATACGGATCTTGGATTTCAAAACTATTCAGACTTAATTATAAGAATACCATACTGATGCTTGCCTGTGCTTCAGCCGGAGCAATGGCAGCTATTTTTAAAGCACCCATTGCTGCCATTGTTTTTGCGGTTGAAGTTATTATGATCGACCTGACTACCTTTAGTTTGGTTCCTCTTTTATTGGCATCTTCTTCAGCGGTATTGACTTCTTACTTTTTTATGGGGCAAGACGTACTTTATCCATTTAATGTCGAAACCAGTTTCGAACTGTCAGATCTTCCATACTATATTGTTCTAGGAATATTTGCCGGATTGATTTCGGCATATTTCACCAAAATGTATTTATACATTGAAAAACTTTTTGAGGGTTTTAGTACAAAGCGAATACGACTTACGGTTGGTGGATTGAGCTTAGGAATTTTGATTTTCTTTTTCCCCGCACTTTACGGAGAGGGATATGAAGCCATCAATATGTGTTTAGAAGGTGATCTGGGGTATTTGTATGATGATTCGATCTTTTACAGCTTTAAAGGAGAAATCTGGAGTATGTTTGTACTGATTATTGCTGTAATTCTTTTAAAAATTGTTGCCACCTCAATAACCTTTGGTAGTGGTGGAATTGGTGGAATTTTTGCTCCAACACTTTTTATGGGTGTTAATTCTGGAATGCTTTTCGCACAATTTATAAACATGATTGGGTTAAAACAACTAAATGTAAATAACTTCGCACTTATTGGAATGTCCGGATTAATAGGCGGAGTTTTGCAAGCTCCATTAACCGGTATTTTTTTGATTGCTGATATTTCCGGAGGCTATAAACTGTTTGTACCATTAATGATCGTGTCAACTTTTGCATATCTTACGGTTAAAGCTTTTACGGCAAATTCTGTATACCATATTCAGCTTGCAAAACGGAAAGAACTAATGACTCATGATAAAGATCTCAATGTAATTCGAATGATGGAAGTGAAAAAGTTGGTTGAAACTGATTTTCTTGTGCTGCGGCCAAACTCAAGTTTAGGCGATCTGGCTGAAGCAATTTCCAAGGCTCACCGGAATTTATTTCCCATTGTGGACGAGGAAGGTTATTTGAAGGGAATGGTGAAAATGGACGACGTGAGACATTTGATTTTTCGTCAGGAGCTATACAATAAGGTGCACGTTAGTCATTTGATGTATTTGCCCGAACATTCAATCTCAACTTCCGATTCAATGGAACAAGTTGTTGAGAAATTTGAATCAAGCGAACGTTATAATCTGGCAGTAATTGATAAGGGGAAATACATCGGTTTTATATCCAGAGCTCGTGTTTTTTCGACATACAGAAAGAGAATGGCACATTTATCACACGATTAAGTAAAATTAAATAATGTTGGGTATTGACAAGATTGATTTGAAATCATTGGCGAAACAGCTAATGGGCAAGAAAAAGCTCTACTGGATAAGCTTCATAATTGGAGTTGTTAGTGGATTGGCGGCGTTAATCTTAAAAAAATTAATTCACTTTATTGGAGAACAGCTAGTTGGTCACTTTGTTACGACCGATGAAAATTTTCTGTACCTGGCCTTTCCCTTAATCGGAATTACGATCACGGTACTGATTATTCGGTATTTTATTAAAGATGATATTGGACACGGTGTCGCTAAAATTTTGTCTTCAATTTCAAATAATAAAGGAAAGATTAAGTCGCACAATTCTTTTTCTTCCATGATCACCAGTAGTTTCACGATTGGGTTTGGTGGATCAGTAGGAGCTGAGGCACCCGTGGTATTGACGGGGGCTTCGATTGGAGCAAACCTGGCCCGCTTCTTTAAACTCGGACATGCCGATGTCATTTTAATGATTGGATGTGGGGCTACCGGAGCTATTGCCGGAATTTTTAAAGCACCAATTGCTGGCATCGTTTTTACCTTGGAGGTATTAATGCTCGATTTAACAATGGCTTCACTGGTTCCTTTGTTAATCTCGGGGATTACTGCGGCGGTAATTAGCGTTTATTTTATGGGCGATGTTTCACTATTCAAGTTCAACCTTATCCATGCTTTTCAGGCCGACCAGGTTCCTTTTTATATCGCGTTGGGTATTTTTGCAGGCTTTGTATCCTTGTATTTTACCAGGGTCGCAATGTGGGTAGAACAAGTTATGAAAGGCATAGAAAAGCAGTGGCTTCGTATGGTTTATGGTGGAATAGCTCTTGGAGTTTTGATCTTTCTCTTTCCGCCACTTTGGGGAGAAGGCTATACCTCCATAAATAAAGTGTTTAACGAACTTGGTCTCGAATTGTTGGACAATTCCTTATTTTACGGTTTACGCGATAATCCTTGGTTTTTTGTTGTTTTTTTAGTGCTCTTGTTAGGCTTTAAAGTAATTGCAATGGCGGTTACCACGGCTAGTGGAGGAATCGGTGGAATTTTTGCCCCAACACTTTTTGTAGGAGCTATTGGTGGTTATTTTATGGCTTTCTTTATGAATCTTGTCTTTGGGTTAAATTTACCACTCGATAACTTTGCATTGGCAGGTATGGGGGCGATGATGGCGGGTGTTATGCATGCGCCTTTGTTGGGTATTTTTCTAACTGCTGAAATTACAGGAGGCTATGAACTTTTCTTTCCCTTAATCATTGCATCGTTGGTCGCTTATATCACAATAATCCGATTCGAACAACACTCGATATACACAAAGCGATTAGCTCACGATGGAAAGTTAGTAACGCACCATAAAGATAAAGCAGTTCTTCATTTTATGGAAGTTCAGGATTTGATTGAAACTGATTTTGAAATTATTTCTCCCGAAGCAACTTTGGGAGATCTCACCAAGTCTATTTCCAAGTCGAAGCGGGATCTTTTTCCAGTAGTTGATACCAATGGAGTTATGTGTGGAATGATTAAAATGAATGATATAAGAGATATCGTTTTTAATCAGGATTTGTACGAGAAAGTCTTTGTAAAGGATTTGATGTACATGCCTGAGTATTTTATTTCTCCGAAAGATACGATGCATGTGGTTGCCGAGAAATTTGAAACAAGTGGACGGTTTAATTTGGCAGTGATTGACGAAGGCAAGTATATTGGCTTTATTTCTCGAGCTAAAGTGTTTTCAAATTATCGTAAAACAGTTCGGATATTCTCTCAGGATTAGTGATTAGACGTACACCGTGTTCTTTTGTGCGTTTTCTTCTTTTTAATTGAATAGGAGTTAACGGCTAATGAGTGTGGTATTTCAACTATTAACACGATGAAGGCTTAGCTCATTTTTGGAATAAAGGAAAGGTAAATCAAGATAAACAAAGCTGAAAATAAACCGTTCGTTACCGAAAAAGCATTCCAGTCAATCCAGATAGCCGGGAGAAAAAGAATGGCAAGTTGGGCGATTGTATAAATATAGAATCCCGATTTTTGCCAGCGTTTCATTTTTAAAACACCAATAAGCGAGACAACACAAAATCCGACAAATAGCAAAAGATACAAGGGAGTAACATGATCCATACTTGTAAGGTTGGTTACGCCGACAACTAGTTCCTTGGTTTTAGTAAAATACAAAGCGGCAATACTGAAAAGCAATATTCCCAAAACACCTCCCAATAAACTCAAATAAATAGCAGATGTAAATAGTAACGGTTGGTCGTTTTTATTTGGATGATTGCTTGTCTTCATTTTACATTGATTTCTGATCTACTGACTCGCCATCGAAAATACAAGGGCTAAATGAGATAATGAGTGGCTTGAAAATGCAAATTAAAAATGAAACGACCATCAATTTTCAGAAGACAAAAAAAAAGAAACCTCCAAAATGGGAGATTTCTTTTTCGTTGATTACCCAATAGACTGCTTATGCAGTTTTTGCT encodes the following:
- the aroQ gene encoding type II 3-dehydroquinate dehydratase, whose protein sequence is MKILLINGPNLNLLGKREKNIYGNSSFEDYFKQLQSQFTQHELTYYQSNVEGELINKIHEVGFDYDGVVFNAGAYTHTSVAIRDAISGIQTPVVEVHISNILTREKFRHESIIGPACKGSIMGFGLDSYRLGIESFLQR
- the xerD gene encoding site-specific tyrosine recombinase XerD, coding for MKWEDSKKGFENFLRLEKSLSQNSIAAYVNDINKLMVFLEENFKRLAPEKVKLNHLRSFVEHLNDRGVSPRTQARTISGIKSFFKYLLIEGKIQGDPTTLLESPKIGRKLPDVLTMEEIDTIIDAVDVEKPEGQRNKAMLETLYSCGLRVSELVNLKVTNLFFEQGFIKVEGKAEKERLVPVSEKAVVEINKYLSGYRKTLKINPESENVLFLNRRGKKLSRVMIFTIIKNLAEKVGMDKKISPHTFRHSFATHLISGGADLRAVQEMLGHESILTTEIYTHLDRDYLKSTISQFHPRS
- the pckA gene encoding phosphoenolpyruvate carboxykinase (ATP) codes for the protein MKNLDLSKYGIVDVKEIVHNPSYEVLFKEETKPELEGFEKGQLTELDAVNVMTGVFTGRSPKDKYIVEDDTTKDTIWWNSPESPNDNKPITKEVWNDLKANTVEQLSGKKLYVMDTFCGANEDSRLKVRFIMEVAWQAHFVKNMFLRPTEEELANYGEPDFVVMNGSKTTNEKYKEHGLNSEVYTVFNLTEKMQVIGGTWYGGEMKKGMFAMMNYYLPLRGMASMHCSANVGKEGDVAIFFGLSGTGKTTLSTDSSRQLIGDDEHGWDDDGVFNFEGGCYAKTINLDKEAEPEIFGAIKRNALLENVTVDENGKIDFTDGSVTQNTRVSYPINHIENIAVPSKAGHAKKVIFLSADAFGVLPPVSKLTPEQTKYHFLSGFTAKLAGTERGVTAPQPTFSACFGAAFLTLHPTQYGAELVKKMEEHGAEAYLVNTGWNGTGKRISIKDTRGIINAILDGSIEKADTKTVPVFNLEVPTALPGVDPNILDPRDTYADVKDWEAKAQDLGGRFIKNFEKYTDNEEGKALVAAGPQL
- a CDS encoding TIGR01777 family oxidoreductase, coding for MKIAITGSGGYIGTNIIEKLDQRNFQMSRIDRELLYGDYQSFAEKLKGTDAIINLAGAPVIQRWTRKNRSVIYNSRVQTTQNLVKAINAIKHTYRPRVVVSISAIGIYRDELVHDETSTRYANHFAARVIDNWEDALVELPEDIRRIIFRSGIVIGKNSPFMNRLLPVFKLGIGGKIGDGKQAFPFIHIDDVAQAFEAAISENSYSGIYNLVAPEQISNQEFTKIFAKKLNRPAFFHVPAIALRALYGKAANLIIKSPVVIPQRLKKQNFKFIYPSIEGSLKEILNKKN
- a CDS encoding transglycosylase domain-containing protein — translated: MATKRSKTIPSKKRNPIRKRHKRSSKAKKRSVWMFLLKLSAVCIILFFLFFMAVYLGFTGHVPSSNQLNDIKNPQASEVFSEDGRLLGRYYIENRSNVQFDEISPNVINALIATEDARFYEHRGIDEIALMRVLFKTILLQDKSAGGGSTLSQQVAKNLFPRNDLWVFSMPVNKLREAIIAYRLERIYTKEEILTLYLNTVPFGENIFGIEVAAERFFSKSPKNLTVDESAVLVGMLKANYSYNPRINPERSKERRNVVINQMIANGFLEEAQGEVFKEKPLGVKYRRISYNEGPAPYFVEMLKPELMDWCANNTKENGEPYNLFTDGLRVKTTLNYDFQYFAQQAVKEYMENLQNVFDNHWGKTEPWRGKQNILKSAIHRSERYKKMNKAGKTQEQIDQAFNSKIKTTFFTHQGLKQVETTPLDSVKHYLRLLNAGFLAIEPSTGALKAWVGGIDFRFFKYDHVLSARQVGSTFKPFVYLAALEDGQSPFEYYPNEKKVYEDYQDWSPSNSHGEYTGYYSMEGALSQSLNTVAVDVMMKTGIEKTIETCRELGLEADLPEFPSLSLGVASISLKDLLFAYATMLNQGTRVEPNYLVSISDNKGNTLVEYKREPATRTSLNGVNCQIVTHMLESVVNDGTGSSIRNTYQISGDFAGKTGTTQNQSDGWFIGLTPELVAGCWVGAEDPGVHFRTIKYGQGAYMALPIVGKFYSKLYRDARYKTMQYADFPSLDDGLLADLAIPHYREFYELDDKDNLIERIFAGKSKEEKLKEVKNPEKKEKKKVWEVIKGIFKKKK
- a CDS encoding chloride channel protein — protein: MENKQSLIVRFHRWRLRHLSERHFVVILSVVVGIIAGIAATIIKNAVWLTQRLVHNISLGHYVENYIYLILPITGIFITVLFITYIIKKPVRHGIPNVLHSISMRQGELSRHNLFSSVITSAFTVGFGGSVGLEGPTVATGAAYGSWISKLFRLNYKNTILMLACASAGAMAAIFKAPIAAIVFAVEVIMIDLTTFSLVPLLLASSSAVLTSYFFMGQDVLYPFNVETSFELSDLPYYIVLGIFAGLISAYFTKMYLYIEKLFEGFSTKRIRLTVGGLSLGILIFFFPALYGEGYEAINMCLEGDLGYLYDDSIFYSFKGEIWSMFVLIIAVILLKIVATSITFGSGGIGGIFAPTLFMGVNSGMLFAQFINMIGLKQLNVNNFALIGMSGLIGGVLQAPLTGIFLIADISGGYKLFVPLMIVSTFAYLTVKAFTANSVYHIQLAKRKELMTHDKDLNVIRMMEVKKLVETDFLVLRPNSSLGDLAEAISKAHRNLFPIVDEEGYLKGMVKMDDVRHLIFRQELYNKVHVSHLMYLPEHSISTSDSMEQVVEKFESSERYNLAVIDKGKYIGFISRARVFSTYRKRMAHLSHD
- a CDS encoding chloride channel protein; this translates as MLGIDKIDLKSLAKQLMGKKKLYWISFIIGVVSGLAALILKKLIHFIGEQLVGHFVTTDENFLYLAFPLIGITITVLIIRYFIKDDIGHGVAKILSSISNNKGKIKSHNSFSSMITSSFTIGFGGSVGAEAPVVLTGASIGANLARFFKLGHADVILMIGCGATGAIAGIFKAPIAGIVFTLEVLMLDLTMASLVPLLISGITAAVISVYFMGDVSLFKFNLIHAFQADQVPFYIALGIFAGFVSLYFTRVAMWVEQVMKGIEKQWLRMVYGGIALGVLIFLFPPLWGEGYTSINKVFNELGLELLDNSLFYGLRDNPWFFVVFLVLLLGFKVIAMAVTTASGGIGGIFAPTLFVGAIGGYFMAFFMNLVFGLNLPLDNFALAGMGAMMAGVMHAPLLGIFLTAEITGGYELFFPLIIASLVAYITIIRFEQHSIYTKRLAHDGKLVTHHKDKAVLHFMEVQDLIETDFEIISPEATLGDLTKSISKSKRDLFPVVDTNGVMCGMIKMNDIRDIVFNQDLYEKVFVKDLMYMPEYFISPKDTMHVVAEKFETSGRFNLAVIDEGKYIGFISRAKVFSNYRKTVRIFSQD